The following proteins come from a genomic window of Gossypium raimondii isolate GPD5lz chromosome 5, ASM2569854v1, whole genome shotgun sequence:
- the LOC105766991 gene encoding heavy metal-associated isoprenylated plant protein 8 → MGNKEQIVEEEIVLKIYMHCEGCVSKVINCLTGFEGIEEVKADMKSNRVVVKGQKAGPLKVLERVKKKYSTNVELISPKPKIVPNDHKVQELPKKQEIIIEVVSLKMNIHCEGCANDIKKSIEKMKGILNVEADMKKSMVTITGSLGASNIAETIRRRLGKHVEIVAVESKDKKKNNDKGNEKSNKKGEEEKIVVLNYPPQYSAQNICPNQIFSNQNIFSCSIM, encoded by the exons ATGGGAAATAAAGAGCAAATTGTAGAAGAAGAAATTGTGttgaaaatttacatgcatTGTGAAGGATGTGTTTCAAAGGTTATCAATTGCTTGACAGGTTTTGAAG GGATTGAAGAAGTGAAGGCAGATATGAAAAGTAATAGAGTGGTAGTGAAGGGACAAAAGGCTGGTCCATTGAAGGTCTTGGAAAGAGTTAAGAAGAAATACAGTACGAATGTTGAGCTTATTTCTCCCAAACCAAAAATTGTACCTAATGATCACAAAGTACAAGAGCTACCAAAGAAACAAGAG ATTATAATTGAAGTTGTTTCACTTAAAATGAACATACACTGTGAAGGTTGCGCAAATGATATTAAGAAAAgtatagagaaaatgaaag GGATTTTAAACGTGGAAGCAGATATGAAGAAGTCGATGGTGACGATTACAGGAAGTTTGGGTGCATCAAATATTGCTGAAACCATAAGGCGACGACTGGGAAAACATGTTGAAATTGTGGCAGTGGAATCCaaggataaaaagaaaaacaacgaCAAGGGAAATGAAAAGAGCAACAAAAAGGGGGAGGAAGAAAAGATTGTAGTGTTAAATTACCCTCCACAATATTCCGCACAAAATATTTGTCCCAATCAAATTTTTAgcaaccaaaatatattttcatgctCCATAATGTGA